A window of the Salvelinus fontinalis isolate EN_2023a chromosome 26, ASM2944872v1, whole genome shotgun sequence genome harbors these coding sequences:
- the LOC129824584 gene encoding calcium-activated potassium channel subunit beta-2-like, translating to MAPDLGPALGLPTAPNLDVHPAPIGEPPATCPSLPTPSMSLKGWRHGAAGLPPQPVTYNYWPSQGGNQGHTAVPIQEGFTEYLRQPAENTERKSWSFHQSFRTASSVRRGGHGTSGKRLFVTDAKSVGWAASGGGSTRSIYQKFRDIDLMDKKKTVTAMKAGEDRAILLGLGMVIASAMMYFVLGITVLRSYADSVWTERSVCIVLNSTITADMNCSYSCGSDCWRGSKYPCLQVYVSVNTTGRLSRLSHNEESWDANFECFYVPKCQKDTNAMHHIIVNISERLKPHHQVPCYYDPSDQQESALLTRQYGHSPVFHSLFWPSCMLTGGTAIIFMVKLTQYLSIMCEQVIKIER from the exons ATGGCGCCAGATCTAGGGCCAGCCCTGGGCCTGCCTACGGCTCCCAACCTGGATGTCCATCCAGCCCCCATCGGAGAGCCACCAGCAACTTGTCCCTCACTGCCCACTCCATCCATGTCACTGAAGGGGTGGCGACATGGGGCGGCGGGACTTCCACCTCAGCCAGTGACTTACAACTACTGGCCTTCACAGGGCGGGAACCAAGGACACACAGCCGTGCCCATACAAGAGGGTTTTACTGAG TACCTgaggcagccagcggaaaatacggagcgcaAGAGTTG GTCATTCCATCAGTCTTTCCGCACCGCTTCTTCTGTGAGAAGAGGAGGTCATGGGACATCTGGAAAGAGGTTATTTGTGACAGATGCTAAAAGTGTGGGATGGGCAGCATCAGGAGGAGGATCGACGAG GTCCATCTACCAGAAATTCCGAGACATTGACCTGATGGACAAGAAGAAGACGGTGACAGCTATGAAGGCTGGGGAGGACCGGGCTATTCTCCTAGGCCTGGGCATGGTCATTGCGTCGGCCATGATGTACTTTGTCCTGGGCATCACTGTACTGCGCTCCTATGCAGACAG TGTGTGGACAGAGAGGAGTGTCTGTATCGTGCTCAACTCCACCATCACAGCAGACATGAACTGCTCTTACAGCTGTGGCTCGGACTGCTGGAGAGGCTCCAAGTACCCCTGTCTGCAGGTCTACGTCAGTGTCAACACCACGGGCAGGCTCAGCCGCTTATCACACAATGAGGAGAGCTGGGACGCCAACTTTGAG TGTTTCTACGTGCCAAAGTGCCAGAAGGACACCAATGCCATGCACCACATTATCGTGAACATCTCAGAGCGCCTGAAGCCGCACCACCAGGTCCCGTGCTATTACGACCCCAGCGACCAGCAGGAGAGTGCCCTCCTGACCCGACAGTACGGCCACAGTCCCGTCTTCCACTCGCTCTTCTGGCCCTCCTGTATGCTCACGGGGGGCACCGCCATCATCTTCATGGTCAAACTCACCCAGTACCTCTCCATTATGTGCGAGCAGGTTATCAAGATCGAAAGGTGA